The Chlorogloeopsis sp. ULAP01 sequence ACGTAAGTTAACTTCTATAACTTGTCTACCTAAATTGCCAACTCTTTGTCTTGCTTCTAATAACCATTGCTCTACTTCTGACCAAGGTCTCTCGGCAATTTGCTGTTCTATTCTTGGCTCAAGCTTATCTAAAATTATAGCCCCATTTTGCGAAACTTTAGTTAAGGGTGCTATTTTTACAACAAATGTGCGTTGAAAATTATCTAACCTTAAACTGGGATATTCTTGATACCACTTATTGACTACAAATGTAAATTGCAAGCAGCAACTAAGTACCATACTACTAGCAATTAAAATAATTATTTTTTGACGGTCTTCAAGCTTTGGAATCTGAGGGTTTACATCAGTTCCTGTGCCTTCAAAAAATTCTGGAATAGCAGTAATTAGTGCAGAAATAGTTGGCCAGAAAACAATTGTGTTTGTTGTAATTACATTTTCTTGTTGTCTAAAGGCAAAAGCACTTACTAAAAATCCGGTGATTAATGCACCAACTGGCATATTAGTACCAGGGATGAGTAAAGGATTATCAGTTGTATACCAAGCAGTTCCTGCGATTAAAAATAACCAGCCACAAAAAGCAATTATATCCCTAACAAAACCGCTAGACAGTGATGACATTAATAAAGAGAAAATACTCAAATAAATTAAGGTCTGCCAGGAATAAGCTTTTGGTGGAATTAAAATTTTTCTAATTCTTTCGTAAACATCACCAAATAAATTAAATAAACCAAATGCATCTTTAATTAATTGCATAATTAAGCCTCTGCATGATTTGATGACTTTTCTATACTTGTCTGGGAATCAAAAATAAAATAAGTGAAATTGCACTATAACTAAGCGCATTGGCTATCAAGACAGCAGTAACTAAATTGGTATTTTGGATTTTTAACTTATTGTCCTGTCGAGAATTACGTCGTTTGTTAATATTGACAGGTTCTATTTTTTTGAAATCAGAAAGCGACAATAATA is a genomic window containing:
- the fraD gene encoding septal junction protein FraD codes for the protein MQLIKDAFGLFNLFGDVYERIRKILIPPKAYSWQTLIYLSIFSLLMSSLSSGFVRDIIAFCGWLFLIAGTAWYTTDNPLLIPGTNMPVGALITGFLVSAFAFRQQENVITTNTIVFWPTISALITAIPEFFEGTGTDVNPQIPKLEDRQKIIILIASSMVLSCCLQFTFVVNKWYQEYPSLRLDNFQRTFVVKIAPLTKVSQNGAIILDKLEPRIEQQIAERPWSEVEQWLLEARQRVGNLGRQVIEVNLREYEERSLWRVEPRIYNLKSGYKLDLLSIWNGPSSAGRGYYLRKTCRIEPIAKSNNTFVRGRTDDKSVIAEFDCDPVSKPILEPPPAPQ